A stretch of the Bradyrhizobium sp. CCBAU 53351 genome encodes the following:
- the metC gene encoding cystathionine beta-lyase produces MDSSHPQEQQAETRLVTSGRDTKAQKGFVNPPVFHGSTVLYPTAEDLHAHRGEFTYGRHGSPTTKAFQETLLALEGPQCAGVGIVPSGLSAISTTLLSVLKAGDHVLVVDNVYRPSRNFCNGMLVRYGVETTYFDPLIGAGIEKLFKPNTRAVLVEAPGSQSFEMPDIRAIAEVAHARGALVIDDNTWATPLYHRSLDQGVDISMQAATKYIGGHSDIMFGTISANAKAWPIVSEGIRLLGVCAGPDDVFLALRGLRTLSVRLAQHHRSGLDMARWLAGRLEVARVLHPGLETDPGHAIWKRDFTGASGLFSIVLKPAPQKAVDTMLNTLKLFGMGFSWGGFESLAIPFDCDAYRTATKWSPGGPTLRLHIGLESVDDLKADLDRGFAALKAAM; encoded by the coding sequence ATGGATTCCTCGCACCCCCAAGAGCAGCAGGCCGAGACCCGGCTGGTCACCTCCGGCCGCGACACCAAGGCGCAGAAGGGGTTCGTCAATCCGCCGGTTTTCCACGGCTCGACCGTGCTCTATCCGACCGCCGAGGATCTGCACGCCCATCGCGGCGAGTTCACCTATGGCCGGCACGGTTCCCCCACCACCAAGGCGTTCCAGGAGACGCTGCTGGCGCTGGAGGGGCCGCAATGCGCCGGCGTCGGCATCGTGCCGTCCGGGCTGTCGGCGATCTCCACCACCCTGCTCTCGGTGCTGAAGGCCGGCGACCACGTTCTGGTCGTCGACAACGTCTACCGGCCCTCGCGCAATTTCTGCAACGGCATGCTGGTCCGCTACGGCGTCGAGACCACCTACTTCGATCCGCTGATCGGCGCCGGCATCGAGAAGCTGTTCAAGCCGAACACCCGTGCGGTGCTGGTGGAGGCGCCGGGCTCGCAATCGTTCGAGATGCCGGACATTCGCGCCATCGCCGAGGTGGCGCATGCCCGCGGCGCGCTCGTCATCGACGACAACACCTGGGCGACGCCGCTCTATCACCGCTCGCTCGACCAGGGCGTCGACATCAGCATGCAGGCCGCGACCAAATATATCGGCGGTCATTCCGACATCATGTTCGGCACGATCTCGGCCAATGCCAAGGCATGGCCGATAGTCTCCGAAGGCATCCGCCTGCTCGGGGTCTGCGCGGGCCCCGACGATGTCTTCCTCGCGCTGCGCGGCCTGCGCACGCTGTCGGTGCGCCTGGCGCAGCATCATCGCTCCGGCCTCGACATGGCGCGTTGGCTCGCCGGCCGACTCGAGGTGGCGCGCGTGCTGCATCCGGGCCTGGAGACCGATCCCGGTCACGCCATCTGGAAGCGCGACTTCACCGGGGCATCCGGCCTGTTCAGCATCGTGCTGAAGCCGGCGCCGCAGAAGGCGGTCGACACCATGCTCAACACGCTCAAGCTGTTCGGCATGGGCTTTTCCTGGGGCGGCTTCGAGAGCCTTGCGATTCCCTTCGACTGCGACGCCTATCGCACCGCGACCAAATGGTCGCCGGGCGGTCCGACCCTGCGCCTGCACATCGGGCTCGAGAGCGTCGACGATCTCAAGGCCGATCTCGATCGCGGCTTTGCTGCCCTCAAAGCAGCAATGTGA
- a CDS encoding Na/Pi cotransporter family protein, translating into MGTLVLLDLMGGVALLLWGLHMVHSGILRAFGPDLRRLLGKALSNRVSAFAAGLGLTALLQSSTATALITSSFAAEGLVSLAAALAIMLGANVGTTLIVQVLSFNIAAVAPVLFVLGLVAFRSGPRSRIKDIGRVCIGLGLMLLSLHILLDTLAPAENAPGVRVVMSAITGDPILCIVIAALVTWAVHSSVASVLLIMSLAYSQFITPYAALALVLGANLGSAINPVFEGAKRDDPASYRLPVGNLVNRVVGIALVLPFLGPIAEHMHAWQPDLAKMTAAFHIAFNVGTAVLFIGLLDAMSRLLTRLLPDRVQEADPAKPRYLDETALETPSLALADAARETLRMGDLVEVMLRKVMAAMMTGDRALVDQVSKMDNFVDGLDEAIKLYVTKLMRGSLDESEGRRAMEIISFAINLEHIGDIIDKSLSELATKKIKRRFQFSAEGADELAAFHKRTMDSLRIAFGVFMSGDANEARKLLVEKTALRNTELAAVERHLDRLREGRPETIETTSLHLDVLRDLRRIHSHICSVAYPVLDAAGVPYRRTEAETAALPASGAASALPR; encoded by the coding sequence ATGGGAACGTTGGTTCTGCTCGATCTTATGGGCGGCGTGGCGCTGTTGTTGTGGGGCCTGCATATGGTCCACAGCGGCATTCTGCGCGCTTTCGGCCCTGACCTGCGGCGCCTGCTCGGCAAGGCGCTGAGCAATCGCGTCAGCGCCTTTGCTGCCGGCCTCGGGCTCACCGCGCTGCTCCAGAGCAGCACGGCGACCGCCCTGATCACGAGCTCGTTCGCGGCCGAAGGCCTTGTCAGCCTCGCCGCCGCGCTCGCCATCATGCTGGGCGCCAATGTCGGCACGACGCTGATCGTGCAGGTGCTGTCGTTCAACATCGCAGCCGTTGCGCCGGTCCTGTTCGTGCTCGGCCTCGTCGCGTTCCGCTCCGGCCCGCGCTCGCGGATCAAGGACATCGGCCGCGTCTGCATCGGCCTCGGCCTGATGCTGCTCTCGCTGCACATCCTGCTCGACACGCTGGCGCCAGCCGAGAACGCGCCCGGCGTCCGCGTCGTGATGTCGGCCATCACAGGCGATCCCATTTTGTGCATCGTCATCGCCGCCCTCGTCACCTGGGCGGTGCATTCGAGCGTCGCCAGCGTGCTCCTGATCATGTCGCTGGCCTATTCGCAATTCATCACGCCCTACGCAGCGCTGGCGCTGGTGCTCGGGGCCAATCTCGGCAGCGCCATCAATCCCGTCTTCGAGGGCGCCAAGCGCGACGATCCCGCGAGCTACCGCCTGCCGGTCGGCAATCTCGTCAACCGCGTGGTCGGCATCGCGCTCGTCCTGCCGTTCCTCGGCCCGATCGCCGAGCACATGCACGCCTGGCAGCCCGATCTGGCCAAGATGACGGCGGCCTTCCACATCGCCTTCAATGTCGGTACGGCCGTCCTCTTCATCGGCCTGCTCGACGCCATGTCGCGCCTGCTCACCCGCCTCTTGCCGGATCGCGTGCAGGAGGCCGACCCGGCCAAGCCGCGCTATCTCGACGAAACCGCGCTGGAGACGCCGTCGCTGGCACTCGCCGACGCCGCCCGCGAGACGTTGCGCATGGGCGATCTCGTCGAGGTCATGCTGCGCAAGGTGATGGCCGCGATGATGACGGGCGATCGTGCGCTGGTCGACCAGGTCTCGAAGATGGACAATTTCGTCGACGGTCTCGACGAGGCCATCAAGCTCTATGTGACCAAGCTGATGCGGGGCAGCCTCGACGAGAGCGAAGGACGGCGCGCGATGGAGATCATCTCCTTCGCCATCAACCTCGAGCATATCGGCGACATCATCGACAAGAGCCTGAGCGAGCTCGCGACCAAGAAGATCAAGCGGCGCTTCCAGTTCTCGGCGGAAGGGGCCGACGAGCTCGCCGCCTTCCACAAGCGCACGATGGATTCGCTGCGGATCGCGTTCGGCGTCTTCATGTCGGGCGACGCCAACGAGGCGCGCAAGCTGCTGGTGGAGAAAACCGCGCTGCGCAACACCGAGCTTGCCGCGGTCGAGCGCCATCTCGACCGCCTGCGCGAGGGCCGCCCTGAAACCATCGAAACGACGTCGCTGCATCTCGACGTGCTGCGCGACCTCAGGCGCATCCATTCGCATATCTGCTCGGTCGCCTACCCCGTGCTGGACGCGGCGGGCGTGCCCTATCGCAGGACCGAGGCGGAGACGGCCGCCCTGCCCGCCTCGGGCGCGGCCTCGGCGTTGCCGCGCTAG
- a CDS encoding lipid-A-disaccharide synthase N-terminal domain-containing protein: MIIQYGQALSNYLYDVFVAKFDFWLAFGLVAQLFFTARFLVQWIASERAGNSVVPMAFWFCSMGGGLMTLVYGVVKREPVIILGQALATIIYIRNIMLIIKNRGRASKTLER; encoded by the coding sequence ATGATCATCCAATACGGTCAGGCGCTGAGCAATTATCTCTACGACGTCTTCGTCGCCAAGTTCGATTTCTGGCTGGCATTCGGCCTCGTCGCGCAGCTGTTCTTCACCGCGCGCTTCCTGGTGCAGTGGATCGCGAGCGAGCGCGCCGGCAACAGCGTGGTGCCGATGGCGTTCTGGTTCTGCTCGATGGGCGGCGGGCTGATGACGCTGGTTTACGGCGTCGTGAAGCGCGAGCCGGTCATCATCCTCGGACAAGCCTTGGCGACGATCATCTATATCCGCAACATCATGCTGATCATCAAGAACCGCGGCAGGGCCTCGAAGACGCTGGAGCGCTGA
- a CDS encoding glycosyltransferase family 2 protein — translation MSTSQPSVSIVVPVRNEADNIAPLIAEIGAALDGRWAYEIIYVNDGSTDATGERIAALMAQRHNLRQLRHARSGGQSAAVRSGVRAARGTIVATLDGDGQNNPAFLPDLIAAVEKGAGRVGLAAGQRVGRKDTGFKKFQSRVANGVRNAILKDGTRDTGCGLKAFRREVFLMMPYFDGLHRFLPALVRREGYDIAYVDVIDRPRHSGVSNYGFFDRLWIGIMDLAGVWWLIRRKKPTPDVTEVNA, via the coding sequence TTGTCGACGTCCCAGCCTTCGGTCTCCATCGTCGTTCCCGTGCGCAACGAAGCCGACAACATCGCGCCGCTGATCGCGGAGATCGGCGCGGCGCTCGACGGCCGCTGGGCCTACGAGATCATCTATGTCAACGACGGCTCGACCGATGCGACCGGCGAACGGATCGCGGCGCTGATGGCGCAGCGGCACAATCTGCGTCAGCTCCGCCATGCCAGATCGGGCGGCCAATCCGCGGCCGTGCGCAGCGGCGTGCGCGCGGCGCGCGGGACGATCGTGGCGACGCTCGACGGCGACGGCCAGAACAATCCGGCCTTCCTGCCCGACCTGATCGCCGCGGTCGAGAAGGGCGCAGGGCGCGTCGGCCTCGCTGCCGGACAGCGCGTCGGACGCAAGGACACCGGCTTCAAGAAATTCCAGTCGCGCGTGGCCAACGGCGTCCGCAACGCCATCCTGAAGGACGGCACGCGCGATACCGGCTGCGGGTTGAAGGCATTCCGGCGCGAGGTTTTCCTGATGATGCCCTATTTCGATGGGCTGCATCGCTTCCTGCCGGCCTTGGTCCGCCGCGAAGGCTACGACATCGCCTATGTCGACGTGATCGACCGGCCGCGCCATTCCGGCGTGTCGAACTACGGCTTCTTCGACCGGCTGTGGATCGGCATCATGGATCTCGCCGGCGTGTGGTGGCTGATCCGCCGCAAGAAGCCGACACCAGATGTGACTGAGGTGAACGCATGA
- a CDS encoding phosphatase PAP2 family protein, giving the protein MPVTTSPAPRPGYPAQLLAVSKQALAQLVRTPSHSRRAEAARKLARHSLWLSAAGAALVIVLMVAFDQTEIQLMPARGTPSLWPIRILTDFGKDEYLLSVLGAALVVLALVAAGLHGTRRALLLGLGTRLQFVFLSIAVSAFVAEILKYIVGRGRPFVGGKANPFNFVPFEGTGAYASLPSGHAVAAFALAFAVSALWPRLRVFMFTYAIVILLTRLVLVAHHPSDVVAGALIGTVGAMAVRYWFAARRLGFAIRADGTIVPLTGAVSGRLKRVAHGASAP; this is encoded by the coding sequence ATGCCTGTTACGACCAGCCCCGCGCCGCGTCCGGGCTATCCCGCGCAATTGCTCGCCGTCTCGAAGCAAGCGCTGGCGCAGCTCGTTCGCACGCCCTCGCATTCACGCCGCGCGGAAGCCGCGCGAAAACTGGCGCGGCATTCGCTGTGGCTCAGCGCGGCAGGCGCAGCCCTCGTCATCGTGCTGATGGTCGCCTTCGACCAGACCGAGATCCAGTTGATGCCCGCGCGCGGCACGCCCAGCCTGTGGCCGATCCGCATCCTCACCGATTTCGGCAAGGACGAGTATCTGCTCTCGGTGCTGGGGGCCGCGCTGGTGGTGTTGGCGCTCGTTGCGGCAGGACTGCACGGGACTCGCCGCGCGCTGCTGCTAGGTCTCGGCACGCGGCTGCAATTTGTGTTTCTGTCGATTGCCGTGTCGGCATTCGTTGCCGAGATCCTGAAATACATCGTCGGTCGCGGACGCCCCTTTGTCGGCGGCAAGGCCAATCCGTTCAACTTCGTCCCGTTCGAGGGGACGGGGGCCTATGCCAGCTTGCCGTCAGGCCATGCCGTGGCCGCGTTCGCGCTGGCCTTTGCGGTATCGGCATTGTGGCCACGCCTGCGCGTGTTCATGTTCACTTACGCAATCGTGATCTTGCTGACGCGGCTGGTGCTGGTCGCGCATCACCCGAGCGACGTCGTGGCCGGCGCCCTGATCGGCACGGTCGGCGCCATGGCAGTCCGCTACTGGTTCGCGGCCCGAAGGCTGGGCTTTGCCATCCGCGCCGATGGCACCATCGTGCCGCTTACGGGAGCGGTCTCGGGACGCCTCAAAAGGGTTGCCCACGGGGCATCCGCCCCATAA
- a CDS encoding glycosyltransferase family 39 protein, with product MAETYPAPRFGAPREPKSPANPGSRLVRMLDVVTVSHARAVAFLLLCALLLFLPGFFTIPPIDRDEARFAQATKQMVESGDYVDIRFQEDVRYKKPVGIYWLQSATVEAASMLKLPKAELRIWVYRLPSLFGAIGAVLMTYWAALGFVTRRAAVLAALMMCASVLLGVEARLAKTDAMLLLCVVAAMGAMARAYLSWQRAEDETHPPWSWPAIFWTALAVGILIKGPLILMFAGLTIVALAIQDRDASWLWKLRPVWGLMWMLVLVLPWFVAIFWRAGDAFFADSVGGDMLSKLGAQESHGAPPGLYLALFWITFWPGAPLAAMAAPAVWRARREPGAQFLLAWLIPSWIVFEAVLTKLPHYVLPLYPAIAILTAGAVERRVLSRSWLMRGSAWWFAIPAAASIIAVVGAVMLTRQPAFVAWPFIAASLIFGLLAWWLYDNNHAERSLLNALVAALMLAVTVYGIVLPSLVPLFPSIEVARALRNVTCVGPKAAAAGYHEPSLVFLTGTQTLLTDGSGAADFLRQGSCRFALIEQRSERSFVQRAEAIGLRYKVGTRIDGYNFSQGRAISIAIFRSEGTE from the coding sequence ATGGCCGAGACCTATCCAGCCCCCCGTTTTGGAGCGCCCCGCGAGCCGAAATCGCCCGCAAATCCGGGCAGCCGGCTCGTGCGCATGCTCGATGTCGTGACAGTCAGCCACGCCCGCGCCGTCGCCTTCCTGCTGCTTTGCGCACTGCTGTTGTTCCTGCCGGGCTTCTTCACGATCCCGCCGATCGATCGCGACGAGGCGCGGTTCGCCCAGGCCACCAAGCAGATGGTCGAGAGCGGCGACTATGTCGATATCCGCTTCCAGGAGGACGTCCGCTACAAGAAGCCGGTCGGCATCTACTGGTTGCAATCGGCGACGGTGGAAGCGGCCTCGATGCTCAAGCTGCCGAAAGCCGAATTGCGGATCTGGGTCTACCGGTTGCCGTCGCTGTTCGGGGCGATCGGCGCCGTGCTCATGACCTATTGGGCCGCGCTGGGCTTCGTCACGCGGCGCGCCGCGGTGCTGGCGGCGCTGATGATGTGCGCTTCGGTGCTGCTTGGCGTCGAGGCGCGGCTCGCCAAGACCGACGCGATGCTGCTGCTCTGTGTGGTCGCCGCGATGGGGGCGATGGCGCGGGCCTATCTGTCCTGGCAGCGCGCCGAGGACGAGACCCATCCGCCCTGGAGCTGGCCCGCGATCTTCTGGACCGCGCTTGCCGTTGGCATCCTGATCAAGGGTCCGCTGATCCTGATGTTCGCAGGGCTGACCATCGTCGCGCTGGCGATCCAGGACCGCGACGCCTCCTGGCTGTGGAAGCTGCGCCCGGTCTGGGGCCTGATGTGGATGCTGGTGCTGGTGCTACCCTGGTTCGTCGCGATCTTCTGGCGCGCGGGCGATGCCTTTTTCGCCGATTCCGTCGGCGGCGACATGCTCAGCAAGTTGGGCGCCCAGGAATCCCACGGCGCGCCGCCCGGCCTTTACCTGGCGCTGTTCTGGATCACGTTCTGGCCCGGCGCGCCGCTGGCGGCGATGGCGGCGCCCGCGGTGTGGCGGGCGCGGCGTGAGCCCGGCGCGCAGTTTCTGCTGGCCTGGCTGATCCCGTCCTGGATCGTGTTCGAGGCGGTGCTGACCAAGCTGCCGCATTACGTGCTGCCGCTCTATCCGGCGATCGCCATTCTCACCGCAGGCGCCGTGGAGCGGCGCGTGCTGTCGCGTTCCTGGCTGATGCGTGGTTCGGCCTGGTGGTTCGCGATCCCCGCGGCCGCATCGATCATCGCGGTGGTCGGCGCTGTGATGCTGACGCGGCAGCCGGCCTTCGTGGCCTGGCCGTTCATCGCGGCGTCCCTGATCTTCGGCCTGCTTGCCTGGTGGCTCTACGACAACAATCACGCCGAGCGCTCGCTGCTCAACGCACTGGTTGCGGCTTTGATGCTGGCGGTGACGGTGTATGGCATCGTGCTGCCCTCGCTGGTGCCGCTGTTTCCCAGCATCGAGGTTGCCCGCGCGCTCCGCAACGTCACCTGCGTCGGGCCCAAGGCGGCGGCGGCGGGCTATCACGAGCCGAGCCTCGTGTTCCTGACGGGCACCCAGACGCTGCTCACCGACGGCTCGGGCGCGGCGGATTTCCTGCGGCAGGGAAGCTGCCGGTTTGCGCTGATCGAGCAGCGCTCGGAGCGCAGCTTCGTGCAGCGTGCCGAGGCGATCGGACTGCGCTACAAGGTCGGGACCCGTATCGACGGCTATAATTTCTCGCAAGGCCGCGCGATCTCGATCGCGATCTTCCGTTCCGAAGGCACCGAATAG
- the pbpC gene encoding penicillin-binding protein 1C — MSATEPHTQSSRPGKSAKRVFAQMPRASTAARAVGDGVDGRVKPGHDGQRGRFAFRVLSVAAFTFILAIIGLVGWVYSLGPLPLDEARQVSTTIVDRNGKLLRAYAMADGRWRLPVDAKANVDPTYLKLLLAYEDQRFYAHDGIDPLALGRAALQLTTRGHIVSGGSTISMQLARLMEPRRQRSLYAKLRQMVRAIEIERTLSKEQILDLYLALAPYGGNLEGIRAASIGYLGKEPKRLSLAEAALLVALPQSPETRRLDRHPEAARKARDRVLDRMVEEQVVSADDARQAKAVPVPKLRKPMPILAPHASDTALSTVKDKQVIKLTLDANLQKVLEPLARDRALALGANISVGIIVIDNESGDVLARVGSADYFDESRAGQVDMTRAIRSPGSTLKPFIYGLAFEDGFVHPESLIDDRPVRFGSYAPENFDMTFQGTVPVRKALQLSLNVPAIVLLDRVGSSRLASRLRQAGGNLVLPKDEAPGLAMGLGGVGVTLQDLAQLYAGFARLGTTKPLREVMADKDDREPLRLLDQVAAWQVGNVLLGTPPPENAAHNRIAFKTGTSYGYRDAWSVGFDGRMTIGVWVGRPDGAPVPGLIGRVAAAPILFDAFARTGKTLVPLPKPPRGTLVASNAKLPLPLKRFRPVGELVRTGREQTLHIQFPLNGSRIDVDRSGGQESAAMPVKVAGGVLPMTVMVNGTALGEIDGRRQRLIDPPGPGFARLTVIDATGAADTVVIRIQ, encoded by the coding sequence ATGAGCGCAACGGAGCCGCATACTCAGTCGTCACGCCCGGGCAAGAGCGCGAAGCGCGTCTTCGCGCAGATGCCCCGGGCATCCACGGCCGCACGGGCGGTGGGCGACGGCGTGGATGGCCGGGTCAAGCCCGGCCATGACGGTCAGAGAGGGCGGTTTGCCTTTCGGGTCCTGTCGGTCGCTGCGTTCACCTTCATCCTCGCCATCATCGGCTTGGTCGGCTGGGTCTACTCTCTCGGCCCTCTGCCCCTCGACGAAGCGCGACAAGTCTCCACCACGATCGTCGATCGCAACGGCAAGCTGCTGCGCGCCTATGCGATGGCGGATGGCCGCTGGCGGCTGCCGGTCGATGCCAAGGCCAATGTCGACCCGACCTACCTGAAATTGCTGCTCGCCTATGAAGACCAGCGCTTCTACGCCCATGATGGTATCGACCCGCTGGCGCTGGGGCGTGCTGCGCTCCAGCTCACGACGCGCGGCCACATCGTCTCGGGCGGCTCGACCATCAGCATGCAACTCGCCCGGCTGATGGAGCCGCGGCGGCAGCGTTCGCTCTATGCCAAGCTGCGGCAGATGGTGCGTGCGATCGAGATCGAGCGAACCCTGAGTAAGGAACAGATCCTCGATCTCTATCTCGCGCTCGCGCCTTATGGCGGCAATCTCGAGGGCATCCGCGCCGCCTCGATCGGCTATCTCGGCAAGGAGCCGAAGCGTCTGTCGCTGGCCGAAGCCGCGCTGCTGGTGGCGCTGCCGCAATCGCCGGAGACGCGCCGGCTCGACCGCCATCCCGAGGCCGCGCGCAAGGCCCGCGACCGCGTGCTCGACCGCATGGTCGAGGAGCAGGTGGTCAGCGCAGACGACGCACGGCAGGCCAAGGCCGTGCCTGTACCGAAACTGCGCAAGCCGATGCCGATCCTGGCGCCGCATGCGTCTGACACTGCGCTATCGACGGTCAAGGACAAGCAGGTCATCAAGCTCACGCTCGATGCGAACTTGCAGAAGGTGCTGGAGCCGCTGGCGCGCGACCGCGCCCTTGCACTGGGCGCGAACATCTCGGTCGGCATCATCGTGATCGACAATGAGAGCGGCGACGTGCTCGCCCGCGTCGGTTCGGCCGATTATTTCGACGAGAGCCGGGCAGGGCAGGTCGACATGACCCGCGCGATCCGTTCGCCGGGCTCGACGCTGAAGCCCTTCATCTACGGGCTCGCCTTCGAGGACGGCTTCGTTCATCCGGAAAGCCTGATCGACGATCGTCCCGTCCGCTTCGGTTCGTACGCGCCGGAAAATTTCGACATGACCTTCCAGGGCACGGTGCCCGTGCGGAAGGCGCTGCAATTGTCGCTGAACGTGCCGGCGATCGTGCTGCTCGACCGCGTCGGCTCGAGTCGGCTCGCTTCGCGGCTGCGCCAGGCCGGCGGCAATCTCGTGTTGCCCAAGGACGAAGCGCCGGGGCTTGCCATGGGGCTCGGCGGCGTCGGCGTGACGCTGCAGGATCTCGCCCAGCTCTACGCGGGCTTCGCCCGTCTCGGCACCACAAAGCCGCTGCGCGAGGTCATGGCTGATAAGGACGACCGCGAGCCGCTCCGGCTCTTGGATCAGGTCGCGGCCTGGCAGGTCGGCAACGTGCTGTTGGGAACGCCGCCGCCCGAGAACGCCGCGCACAACCGCATCGCCTTCAAGACCGGCACCTCTTACGGCTATCGTGACGCCTGGTCGGTCGGGTTCGACGGCCGGATGACCATCGGCGTCTGGGTCGGGCGGCCCGATGGCGCGCCGGTTCCGGGCCTGATCGGACGCGTCGCCGCGGCCCCGATCCTGTTCGATGCCTTTGCCCGCACCGGCAAGACGCTGGTCCCGTTGCCGAAGCCGCCTAGGGGAACCCTTGTTGCCAGCAACGCCAAGCTGCCGCTGCCGCTGAAGCGGTTCCGCCCCGTCGGCGAGTTGGTGCGGACCGGCCGCGAGCAGACGCTGCACATCCAGTTTCCGCTGAATGGTTCGCGGATCGATGTCGATCGCTCCGGAGGGCAGGAGAGTGCGGCAATGCCGGTCAAGGTCGCCGGCGGCGTTCTGCCCATGACCGTCATGGTTAACGGCACGGCGCTCGGCGAGATCGACGGCCGCCGCCAGCGGCTGATCGATCCACCCGGTCCCGGCTTTGCGCGGCTCACCGTGATCGATGCCACTGGCGCCGCGGACACAGTCGTCATTCGAATTCAATGA